Below is a window of Candidatus Kinetoplastibacterium oncopeltii TCC290E DNA.
TATTTCTATATCTTGATCTGATATTTTTTTCGATACCAAATCAAATTTATTATTATGATTTGGTATATTTTCTGCTCCTAATAAGCCTGATTGTATTGTGTATAAAAAATTGTCATTTATATCTAATAATACCGTATGTTTATTATCATTTTTATCAGTATATTTTAGCAATTCTGCTTTTATTAACTGAGCTCCTGTTTTACTAAAAGTAAGTTTGAAGACATTAGTTTCAACAATGACAGTATCATCCATTAGCTTTTTGGCAAGATAAATGTAAGATTTAACTGTTTCTTTTTTGCTATCTTTTAGTGAGGGAACATGTTTTTGTAAATTATTATTATCTTGCTCAGATAGAAAAATTTCTTTATTTGTTTTCGTATAATTTTCACTTTGCCAATTGTTCCAGAGAACTAAAATAGAGCAAGAAAAAATAATCCAAATTAGAGTTCGTCTTATATCCATATTTAGTGATTTCTTTTAATAAAAGGAATTGTTATAACTGAATAAATATTTTTAAGGTATTTTGTCATCTCCACCCTTGGAGAATGGATTGCATCTTAAGATGCGTAGAATAGTTAGATAAACTCCTTTAATATTCCCATGTTTATTTATAGCATCTATAGCATATGTTGAACATGATGGATTAAATCTGCATTGGTTTCCAATCAAAGGACTTATTAAATACTTATAAAGTTTAATAAGTATAATTAGTAAGTTTTGCATTTCGAGATTTTATAAAAATGATTATTTATTTCAACAGCTGCTATCTTTTTAATTTCTATTAGTGATTTCGTGGTAATTTTTGAATGCAAACGAACTACATAATCATTTATAGGCATAATATGTCTGTTTTTTCGAAATGATTCGCGAATTATTCTTTTGATTAGATTCCTAACTACTGCTCTATGAGCAAATTTTTTGGAGAATATTAATCCTAAGCGACTATTAGACTGAGCTTTTTTGATAATGCACATAGAATCAGCTGCCTTAACAGAGAAAAAAATACCACGAGATAAAATTTTCCCT
It encodes the following:
- the rnpA gene encoding ribonuclease P protein component; amino-acid sequence: MRVENKRARFPTEARLHSPSEFKAVLKGKILSRGIFFSVKAADSMCIIKKAQSNSRLGLIFSKKFAHRAVVRNLIKRIIRESFRKNRHIMPINDYVVRLHSKITTKSLIEIKKIAAVEINNHFYKISKCKTY
- the yidD gene encoding membrane protein insertion efficiency factor YidD, whose protein sequence is MQNLLIILIKLYKYLISPLIGNQCRFNPSCSTYAIDAINKHGNIKGVYLTILRILRCNPFSKGGDDKIP